GACTTAAGATTTCCAGAATTATCACGATCATTAGCACTTGAAGATGCTAAAGTCATATTCGTACCCGCACAATGGCCAAAATCAAGAATCGATCACTGGAAAGCATTATTAAGAGCGAGAGCAATAGAGAATCAAGTCTTTATCGTAGCATGTAATGGCGTTGGCGATTGTGATGAGAATACATTTGGTGGAGCGAGTTTAGTGTATGGACCAGATGGTGAATTAATTAATGCATTGTATGATGAAGAAGGAACAGTAGAAGTAGAACTTGATTTTGAAACTCAAGAAAAAATAAGAGAAGCAGTCCCTATATTTAATAGTTTGCGAACAGATTTATATTAGAATGAAAAGAAGAAGAGATATCGTGCGATTATAGACTAAACGCACGATATCTCTTTTTTTATGATTGAAGTATTTCATAAAAGGGTTACAATCTATATGTATAAGGTTGTAACTGAGTTTAGGAGATGGTTTTTTGGATAACGATGTAATTGTAAAATTTAATCGTGTGAATTATGAATTAGATGGTTCAAAAATTTTAAATGATATTAATGGTTCTATTTATAAAGGTTATATTACTTCTATTATTGGTCCTTCTGGAGCAGGGAAGTCTACATTATTGTCTTTTATTAATTTATTAAAATCTCCATCAAATGGTGATATAAGCATAAATAATAAACATATAGATACATATAATCCAATAGAGTTAAGGAAAAAAGTTCAGTTGGTTTCACAAGAAGCAACGATGATTGAAGGTTCGGTAAAGGATAATCTAGAATTGCCTTTAAAGTTGCAAAATAAAAATATGACTGACGAAGAAGTGGTAAAATTTTTAACAAGTGTTGATTTACCAGCATCTTTTTTAAATAAAAGTAGTAAATCTTTATCCGGTGGAGAGAAACAAAAGTTATCTTTAGCACGTGCATTAGTGAATCGACCAGAAGTCATTTTATTAGATGAAGTTACATCTGCTTTAGATCGTAATTCAAAAAATGCCATTGAACAATTATTGTTAAAGATTAAAGCAGAATATCAAGTTTCGATGATATGGATTACACACGATATAGATCAAGCGATGAGAATGAGTGATTATATTTGGGTAATGATTGATGGTGAAGTTGCAGAAATAGGAACTGCCGATGAAATTAATCATTCTACAAATCAAAATGTCAGAAGATTTATAGGAGAAAAACGCATATGAGTATAACATCAGTCATTTTAATGTTCATTTTTATCATTATACCAATCGTGATTTCTAAATATTTTAATATAGGCATAGAAAAAGATACAATCATAGCGGCAGTTAGGTCATTTGTTCAATTACTCATTGTAGGTTACATACTGCAGTTTATATTTGATCAAAATAGTCATATATTTATATTCTTGATGATCCTTCTTATTATTGGGGCGGCGACACAAAATGCTAGAAAGAAAGGTTTGGCTATTCCAGGTATAACTTGGAAATTATTGCTCGCATATGTGTCAGTTGAAATTATTACACAAGGCATATTGATAGGATTTAAAATCACACCGGCAACGGCTCAATATATGATTCCAATCAGTGGAATGATTATCGGTAATTCAATGGTATTAAGTATTTTGTTTTTAAATCGATTTATGTCTGAAATAAAACAAAATGAAAATGTAGTAAAACTTATTTTAAGTTTAGGAGGTACACCTAAACAAGCAGTACATAAACAACTGATTACCTCTATACAGTCAAGTATCATACCAACGATTGAACAACAGAAGACAATAGGTTTAGTACAGTTACCCGGCATGATGAGTGGACAAATTATAGCAGGAGCTGATCCATTAGAAGCGGTACTATTCCAAATATTAATTGTATTTGTATTATTAACAGCTGCAGTAATGACAAGTGTTATTTTAGGATTTCTTTCATACCCAACATTGTTTAACAAACACTTACAGCTGATTGAAAGTCGTATTAAATAAAAGAAAGGACCCATTAATTTTAATGGGTCCTTTTTACAGATTCTCCTTTTTTGCGGTCGAACATTGCAAGTGAGGGCTGACAAGCAACATTGAGCGGTCGAACATTGCAAGTGAGGGGTGACAAGCAACATTGATCCTGGCTAACGAGATAGTTTCAGAAAACAATCCTCTTAGAAATTCTAACGAGATAGAAAGTAAAAACAATCCCGTTAGCGGGTAAAAAGGGTATTCAGAAGAGGGAAATAGAGGTAAAATCCAAAGAAATAGTGCTCTAACGAGATAGTTCAAGTAAACAATCCTCTTAGAAATTCTAACGAGATAGAAAGTAAAAACAATCTCGTTAGCGGGTAAAAATGGTGTCCAGAAGTGAGAAATAGCAATGAAATCCAAAAAAATAATGCGCTAACAGGATAGTTTCAGAAAACAATCTCGTTAACGCAATTTTTTTTGTTAGTAACGTATAGTCTATATTCTTTATTTCTTAAACATTGCTCGTACATATTTTCCCTTACCTTTATAAGGAGGGAACAACACTCCTGTCTCGAGTTTAGTCGTTTTAAACATCATGCCTTTTACATTACTAAATAGTTCGAATGAGGATTTGCCATGATATTTTCCAATTCCTGAATGACCAACGCCACCGAATGGTAAGTTAAAGTTACCAACATGTAATAAAGTGTCGTTGATGCAACCTCCACCAAATGACAAGCGATTTACAACTTCATCTGTATGATTTTCATCTTCACTAAATAAATATAAAGCTAATGGTTTTGGTTTACTTTTAATATATTGTATAGCATCGCCAAAGCTTTCATAAGTCATGATTGGTAATATAGGTCCGAATATTTCATCTTCCATCAATATATCATCAAATTTAACATTATCTACGACAGTTGGCTCAATATAACGCGTACTTTCGTCACTGTTGCCACCGTATACAATATCTCCGCTTGTTTCGTTAATTAAATTACTTAGACGTTGTGTATGTGCTTCGTTTACAATTCTGCCAAAGTCGTCGCTATTTTTTGCGTCTTTACTATAGAATTCTTGAATCGTTGATTTAACAGCATTGATAAATTGTTGCTTAATACATGCATCAATGAGTACATAGTCTGGCGCAACACAAGTTTGTCCTGCATTAATATATTTACCAAAAGCAATTCGTTCAGCTGCAACTTTGATATTGGCTGTTTTATCGACGATAGCTGGACTTTTTCCACCTAATTCAAGGGCAACAGGAATCAATTGTTTACTTGCTTGTTCGTAAACAATTTGGCCAATTTTTGTAGATCCTGTGAAAAATACAAAATCAAATGGATAAGTTAACAGTTCTTCAGTGACTGTTTTATCACCAGTTACACAAGTGACAAAGTCTTCTTCAAATGCTTGCGCTATGATGTTTTGAATAACACGAGTTACATTTGGTGTGAGTTCTGATGGCTTAACAACAGCACAGTTTCCAGCAGCAATTGCACCGATTAAAGGTTCAAATACTAATTGGAATGGATAATTGAATGGTCCAATAATAAGGACTGTACCGTATGGCTCATGTATCGTATAACTTTTACTAGGGAATAAGAAGACAGGTGTATTTACGTTTTTCTTACTCGCTAATTGTTTTATATCCTTTATCATTAAAGAAATACTTTTATAAATATAACCAATCTCTGTTGCATATGACTCAACAGAATTCTTTCCTAAATCTAATTGTAAAGCAGCAATTAAATCTGTTTCATTTGATTTAATTGCTTTTTTTAATAGGCGAAGTTGCTTTTTTCTGTATTTAATATCTTTAGTTGTATCACTATCAAAAAAAGATTGTATGTTTTCAAATTGATTAGCTATAGTCAAAGTTCATAACCCCTTTTATAAATCTGTTGTTTATATTTTAACAATAGTTATAATTAAAAGCGAAAGCTTTATTTGTAAAAGTGAATATAATTAAAAATATATTACGAAAAGGTGAATCAATATGAAGTTTGGATTTATTGGTACGAATTGGATTAGTGATCGTTTTATTGAAAATGGCAAAGTAGTAGATGGTTTTGAACCATATGCTGTGTACTCCCGAACTGAGGAACGTGCGTCATATTTTAAAGAGAAACATGATCTTGCTGAGATATATACTGATTTGGAAGCATTTTGTAAAGCGACGTCTTTTGAAGCGATTTATATAGCAACACCAAATGCGTTTCATTTTGAACAAGCGAAATTGGCGATTGAACATAAGAAGCATGTATTGATTGAAAAGCCTGCAACGATTAATAAAGAACAATTTGAAACATTATCTAGGTTAGCGCATGAAAATAATGTAACGGTAATGGAAGCAATGAAATCAACTGTTATGGTGCCTTTTGTTGAATTTAAAGAAGCGAATGTAGATATCGGTGAAATTAGGTATGCGAGTTTTCACTACCATCAATATTCATCAAGATATGATAAATATAAACAAGGTATTATTGAAAATGCATTTAAACCTGAATTAGGTAACGGTGCGTTAATGGATTTAGGCGTATATGCAGTAGCACCGATGATACATTTATTCGGTAAGCCAAAAGAACTTAAAGCATATGGATTCAAGTTGGATACTGGGGCAGATGGACAAGGGAATGCCATTCTAGACTATGAGACATTCCAAGCTACAATCAGTTATTCTAAAATCTGTGACAGAGTGAGCCCTTCAGAGATTATTGGTGAACAAGGATCAGTCATTATAGATAAAATAAGTGCGCCATCGCATATCAAAATTTATGATAAAGAAGGCATATTGGTAAAAGAATTTAAATGTGATGATACGTATGTAATGAAAGATGAAATCATAGAATTTATTGAATGTATTCAATCTCAAAAAGTGGAATCAACAATTAATACACACCAAAGAACAATAGATACAATAGCAGTATTAGATGAAATGAGAGAACAAATTGGCGTTCGATTTGAAGTCTAAACGATTTATATTGATTTCATGTATTGTCGTATTAGTTATCATATGTATTTTTGTGATTCCATTTAAACAACAACCTTCGTCAACGACTAGGGTAGTGGTTGATCATTTTAATCATAAATATGCTTATCCAAGTTGTTATAATTATGATGAAGCGTCGAACTATTTAGATGAAGTGACGTTGAAAGATGCACAAGATTTAAAATATCCACCAATGAATCAATGTTCAGCTGAAAAATCAAAGCCACATTATCAACCATTGTATAAAAAGATAATAGAGAGTATGGAAATTTAAAGTAGGGTAGAATGGTAGAGATAGTAGTGCCGAGATATCGTGCGATACAGTATCAATCGCACGAAGACTTTGGGGTTTCGCCGAGATATCGTGCGATTCAGGATCAATCGCACGAAGACTTTGGGATTTTGCCGAGATATCGTGCGTTTCAAGGTAAATCGCACGAAGACTTTGGGATTTTGCCGAGATATCGTGCGGTTCAGTATCAATCGCACGAAGACTTTGGGATTTTGTCGAGATATCGTGCGATTCAGGATCAATCGCACGATATCTTTTCTTCTTACATAAAAAAACAGTGCTGAGACATTTGTCTCAGCACTGTTTTGTATTTATTATGCATTTTTTAAAACGTCGTGTGTGCTTTGGTCTTTGTTCATGACATCTTTCACATATGGACAAACAGGATCGATGACTTTTCCTTCATTGCGTGCTTTCTCAATTACTACATCCACTAACTTACGTGCGATGCCTTGTCCTCTTAGACTTGTATCAACGAACGTATGGTCAACTACAAGTATTTTACCATCGTTATCTTGATAAGTAATTTCAGCGTCAAAATCATTCTCAGAATTGCCTACATAAAATTTATTTGTGCCTTGTTTAATTTCCATTGCAAACACACTCCTTTAAATTATTTTCCTAATAATTCATCAATTGGTGGTACAACTTGTTTTTTACGAGAAACGACACCAGGTAATACAGCTACATTTCCATCTAATTTTGTATCAAATGCTTGTTCAACAACTTGTTGTTGTTTACCTAAAGCAATCGCTGTTGAATCACTGTTTAAGATATCTGTAATAACAAATACAAATAAATCATATTGTTCTTTAGCGATAATCGCGTTGATTTCATTTTCAACGTCTTCTTGAATTTCTAAAACTTCGTTAACGTCTACTGTATTCACTTGAGCGATACGTACGACATGTTCACCCATATTGAATGATTTTGCATCCATGTTTAATAAGAATTCAGGTGTTTTACCTTTAACTGAAGCACCAGCTTTAAGCATGTCTAAACCGTATTCATTTAAGTCTACGTTAGCAATTTTCGCTAAAGCTTCACATGCAGCAACATCTTGATCAGTACATGTAGGTGATTTGAATAATAAAGTATCTGAGATAATTGCAGAAATCATAAGACCAGCAATTTCAGGCTTAATTTCGATATTATTTTCTTCGTACATTTTCTTTAAAATTGTTGTTGTACAACCAACTGACTCAGCTCTGTAATAAAGAGGGGCACCAGTTTCGAAATTACTGATACGGTGGTGGTCAACTACCATTGTAATTGTTGCATCTGTAATATCATCAGCACTTTGTTGGAATTCATTATGGTCTACTAAGATGACTTCTTTATCTGCTAAAGGTGTCTCTAATAATGCAGGTGCTTCAACTTTAAAATAATCTAATGCAAATTGCGTTTCATCAGAAACATCACCAAGTCT
The Mammaliicoccus sp. Dog046 genome window above contains:
- a CDS encoding phosphate ABC transporter ATP-binding protein, producing the protein MDNDVIVKFNRVNYELDGSKILNDINGSIYKGYITSIIGPSGAGKSTLLSFINLLKSPSNGDISINNKHIDTYNPIELRKKVQLVSQEATMIEGSVKDNLELPLKLQNKNMTDEEVVKFLTSVDLPASFLNKSSKSLSGGEKQKLSLARALVNRPEVILLDEVTSALDRNSKNAIEQLLLKIKAEYQVSMIWITHDIDQAMRMSDYIWVMIDGEVAEIGTADEINHSTNQNVRRFIGEKRI
- a CDS encoding ABC transporter permease; this encodes MSITSVILMFIFIIIPIVISKYFNIGIEKDTIIAAVRSFVQLLIVGYILQFIFDQNSHIFIFLMILLIIGAATQNARKKGLAIPGITWKLLLAYVSVEIITQGILIGFKITPATAQYMIPISGMIIGNSMVLSILFLNRFMSEIKQNENVVKLILSLGGTPKQAVHKQLITSIQSSIIPTIEQQKTIGLVQLPGMMSGQIIAGADPLEAVLFQILIVFVLLTAAVMTSVILGFLSYPTLFNKHLQLIESRIK
- a CDS encoding aldehyde dehydrogenase produces the protein MTIANQFENIQSFFDSDTTKDIKYRKKQLRLLKKAIKSNETDLIAALQLDLGKNSVESYATEIGYIYKSISLMIKDIKQLASKKNVNTPVFLFPSKSYTIHEPYGTVLIIGPFNYPFQLVFEPLIGAIAAGNCAVVKPSELTPNVTRVIQNIIAQAFEEDFVTCVTGDKTVTEELLTYPFDFVFFTGSTKIGQIVYEQASKQLIPVALELGGKSPAIVDKTANIKVAAERIAFGKYINAGQTCVAPDYVLIDACIKQQFINAVKSTIQEFYSKDAKNSDDFGRIVNEAHTQRLSNLINETSGDIVYGGNSDESTRYIEPTVVDNVKFDDILMEDEIFGPILPIMTYESFGDAIQYIKSKPKPLALYLFSEDENHTDEVVNRLSFGGGCINDTLLHVGNFNLPFGGVGHSGIGKYHGKSSFELFSNVKGMMFKTTKLETGVLFPPYKGKGKYVRAMFKK
- a CDS encoding Gfo/Idh/MocA family oxidoreductase produces the protein MKFGFIGTNWISDRFIENGKVVDGFEPYAVYSRTEERASYFKEKHDLAEIYTDLEAFCKATSFEAIYIATPNAFHFEQAKLAIEHKKHVLIEKPATINKEQFETLSRLAHENNVTVMEAMKSTVMVPFVEFKEANVDIGEIRYASFHYHQYSSRYDKYKQGIIENAFKPELGNGALMDLGVYAVAPMIHLFGKPKELKAYGFKLDTGADGQGNAILDYETFQATISYSKICDRVSPSEIIGEQGSVIIDKISAPSHIKIYDKEGILVKEFKCDDTYVMKDEIIEFIECIQSQKVESTINTHQRTIDTIAVLDEMREQIGVRFEV
- a CDS encoding GNAT family N-acetyltransferase; this translates as MEIKQGTNKFYVGNSENDFDAEITYQDNDGKILVVDHTFVDTSLRGQGIARKLVDVVIEKARNEGKVIDPVCPYVKDVMNKDQSTHDVLKNA
- a CDS encoding manganese-dependent inorganic pyrophosphatase encodes the protein MVKTFIFGHKNPDTDTIASALVMEDLQKALGNDAQAARLGDVSDETQFALDYFKVEAPALLETPLADKEVILVDHNEFQQSADDITDATITMVVDHHRISNFETGAPLYYRAESVGCTTTILKKMYEENNIEIKPEIAGLMISAIISDTLLFKSPTCTDQDVAACEALAKIANVDLNEYGLDMLKAGASVKGKTPEFLLNMDAKSFNMGEHVVRIAQVNTVDVNEVLEIQEDVENEINAIIAKEQYDLFVFVITDILNSDSTAIALGKQQQVVEQAFDTKLDGNVAVLPGVVSRKKQVVPPIDELLGK